From Anopheles arabiensis isolate DONGOLA chromosome 3, AaraD3, whole genome shotgun sequence, a single genomic window includes:
- the LOC120904974 gene encoding vesicular glutamate transporter 1 isoform X1, producing MPGFADIKDRASNVFGGGFEKFEMPKHGYDQMDGAAVGGAYQADTGGNDSPMSFEEIERPPLRHVDKYVRAECPCIKTTRYTISLMTCLGFIISFGMRCNMGMAKLQFENGSVKYNWTVAMESAVDSSFFWGYLVTQVPGGFLASMFPANRIFGTAIAISAFLNLLVPGAMMLHPTVVILVRVLQGLVEVSDTECLRLQNFPDFTEAVCVFLPQGVTYPACHGIWRFWAPPLERSRLATMAFSGSYAGVVIGMPMSGILTGSISWHAPFYFYGVMGLIWYCFWLWLSFEKPRQHPTISVKELKYIEKSLGESVQLPMPTIATTPWRHFLTSMPVYAIIVANFCRSWNFYLLVLYQSAYLKHSFDFRIEETGILGALPHLLMTIIVPFGGMLADHIRKSGLLSTTNVRKLFNCGGFGLEGLFFLVVAHATSSMGAVTALTLGVAFSGFAISGYNVNHLDIAPRYASILMGMSNGIGTIAGLICPIAIDHLTRGQPKSCWSTVFTIAATVHLVGITFYGIFASGELQPWAEPTVEEQRAWDPVGSGYEKETTFNEAGDGGAASPSGGMMDPSAQINATKTVSYGAVQQHVANNPFAYPTAISEETVQPEARDTYLHGNPTERTY from the exons tGGGTTCGAGAAGTTCGAAATGCCCAAACATGGCTACGACCAGATGGATGGGGCCGCGGTCGGTGGCGCCTACCAGGCCGATACTGGCGGCAACGACTCACCGATGTCGTTCGAGGAGATTGAGCGACCACCGTTGCGCCACGTCGACAAGTACGTCCGGGCGGAGTGTCCCTGCATCAAGACGACCCGCTACACGATCTCGCTGATGACCTGTCTGGGCTTTATCATATCGTTCGGCATGCGCTGCAACATGGGTATGGCCAAGCTGCAGTTCGAGAACGGG TCGGTGAAATACAACTGGACCGTCGCGATGGAAAGTGCAGTCGATTCGTCATTCTTCTGGGGCTACCTAGTAACGCAAGTGCCGGGCGGTTTCCTCGCGTCAATGTTTCCAGCAAACCGCATCTTCGGTACGGCCATCGCTATTTCGGCCTTCCTGAACCTGCTCGTCCCGGGTGCCATGATGCTACATCCAACGGTCGTAATTCTGGTTCGAGTGCTCCAGGGCCTGGTAGAGGTGAGTGACACGGAGTGTTTGCGCCTCCAAAACTTTCCAGACTTTACAGAAGCCGTATGCGTTTTCCTCCCCCAGGGTGTAACGTATCCCGCCTGCCACGGTATCTGGCGCTTCTGGGCCCCTCCGCTCGAGCGCTCCCGGCTAGCGACGATGGCATTCAGCGGCTCGTACGCCGGCGTCGTGATAGGCATGCCCATGTCCGGCATTCTGACCGGCTCGATCAGCTGGCACGCACCGTTCTACTTTTACGGCGTGATGGGCCTGATCTGGTACTGCTTCTGGCTGTGGCTGTCGTTCGAGAAGCCGCGCCAACATCCAACCATCTCCGTGAAGGAGCTAAAGTACATCGAAAAGTCGCTCGGCGAGTCGGTGCAGCTGCCGATGCCGACCATCGCGACGACCCCGTGGCGTCACTTCCTCACCTCGATGCCCGTGTACGCGATCATCGTGGCAAACTTTTGCCGATCGTGGAACTTTTACCTGTTGGTGCTGTACCAGAGTGCCTATCTGAAGCACTCGTTCGACTTCCGGATTGAAGAG ACTGGTATACTTGGAGCACTGCCACATCTGCTGATGACGATCATCGTACCCTTCGGAGGCATGCTGGCGGATCACATCCGAAAGTCGGGACTGCTGTCGACTACCAACGTGCGCAAGCTGTTCAACTGCGGTGGATTCGGGCTGGAGGGTCTCTTTTTCCTGGTCGTAGCACATGCCACTAGTTCT ATGGGTGCAGTGACGGCGCTAACGCTCGGTGTTGCCTTTAGCGGGTTCGCCATATCCGGTTACAACGTCAATCATCTGGACATTGCGCCACGCTACGCCAGTATTCTGATGGGCATGTCCAACGGCATAGGCACGATAGCGGGCCTGATCTGTCCAATCGCGATAGACCACCTGACACGGGGGCAG CCCAAATCATGTTGGTCAACAGTGTTCACGATAGCGGCGACGGTCCACTTGGTGGGCATCACGTTTTACGGCATTTTCGCATCGGGCGAACTGCAACCGTGGGCTGAACCGACCGTCGAAGAGCAACGAGCCTGGGATCCGGTTGGTTCGGGGTACGAGAAGGAAACCACCTTCAACGAGGCCGGGGACGGTGGAGCAGCTTCCCCGTCGGGGGGAATGATGGACCCGTCGGCACAGATCAACGCCACCAAGACGGTGTCGTACGGTGCGGTCCAGCAGCACGTCGCCAACAATCCGTTCGCCTATCCGACTGCGATCAGTGAGGAAACGGTACAGCCGGAAGCGAGGGACACCTACTTACACGGCAACCCGACCGAGCGTACGTATTGA
- the LOC120904974 gene encoding vesicular glutamate transporter 1 isoform X2 — protein MPGFADIKDRASNVFGGGFEKFEMPKHGYDQMDGAAVGGAYQADTGGNDSPMSFEEIERPPLRHVDKYVRAECPCIKTTRYTISLMTCLGFIISFGMRCNMGMAKLQFENGSVKYNWTVAMESAVDSSFFWGYLVTQVPGGFLASMFPANRIFGTAIAISAFLNLLVPGAMMLHPTVVILVRVLQGLVEGVTYPACHGIWRFWAPPLERSRLATMAFSGSYAGVVIGMPMSGILTGSISWHAPFYFYGVMGLIWYCFWLWLSFEKPRQHPTISVKELKYIEKSLGESVQLPMPTIATTPWRHFLTSMPVYAIIVANFCRSWNFYLLVLYQSAYLKHSFDFRIEETGILGALPHLLMTIIVPFGGMLADHIRKSGLLSTTNVRKLFNCGGFGLEGLFFLVVAHATSSMGAVTALTLGVAFSGFAISGYNVNHLDIAPRYASILMGMSNGIGTIAGLICPIAIDHLTRGQPKSCWSTVFTIAATVHLVGITFYGIFASGELQPWAEPTVEEQRAWDPVGSGYEKETTFNEAGDGGAASPSGGMMDPSAQINATKTVSYGAVQQHVANNPFAYPTAISEETVQPEARDTYLHGNPTERTY, from the exons tGGGTTCGAGAAGTTCGAAATGCCCAAACATGGCTACGACCAGATGGATGGGGCCGCGGTCGGTGGCGCCTACCAGGCCGATACTGGCGGCAACGACTCACCGATGTCGTTCGAGGAGATTGAGCGACCACCGTTGCGCCACGTCGACAAGTACGTCCGGGCGGAGTGTCCCTGCATCAAGACGACCCGCTACACGATCTCGCTGATGACCTGTCTGGGCTTTATCATATCGTTCGGCATGCGCTGCAACATGGGTATGGCCAAGCTGCAGTTCGAGAACGGG TCGGTGAAATACAACTGGACCGTCGCGATGGAAAGTGCAGTCGATTCGTCATTCTTCTGGGGCTACCTAGTAACGCAAGTGCCGGGCGGTTTCCTCGCGTCAATGTTTCCAGCAAACCGCATCTTCGGTACGGCCATCGCTATTTCGGCCTTCCTGAACCTGCTCGTCCCGGGTGCCATGATGCTACATCCAACGGTCGTAATTCTGGTTCGAGTGCTCCAGGGCCTGGTAGAG GGTGTAACGTATCCCGCCTGCCACGGTATCTGGCGCTTCTGGGCCCCTCCGCTCGAGCGCTCCCGGCTAGCGACGATGGCATTCAGCGGCTCGTACGCCGGCGTCGTGATAGGCATGCCCATGTCCGGCATTCTGACCGGCTCGATCAGCTGGCACGCACCGTTCTACTTTTACGGCGTGATGGGCCTGATCTGGTACTGCTTCTGGCTGTGGCTGTCGTTCGAGAAGCCGCGCCAACATCCAACCATCTCCGTGAAGGAGCTAAAGTACATCGAAAAGTCGCTCGGCGAGTCGGTGCAGCTGCCGATGCCGACCATCGCGACGACCCCGTGGCGTCACTTCCTCACCTCGATGCCCGTGTACGCGATCATCGTGGCAAACTTTTGCCGATCGTGGAACTTTTACCTGTTGGTGCTGTACCAGAGTGCCTATCTGAAGCACTCGTTCGACTTCCGGATTGAAGAG ACTGGTATACTTGGAGCACTGCCACATCTGCTGATGACGATCATCGTACCCTTCGGAGGCATGCTGGCGGATCACATCCGAAAGTCGGGACTGCTGTCGACTACCAACGTGCGCAAGCTGTTCAACTGCGGTGGATTCGGGCTGGAGGGTCTCTTTTTCCTGGTCGTAGCACATGCCACTAGTTCT ATGGGTGCAGTGACGGCGCTAACGCTCGGTGTTGCCTTTAGCGGGTTCGCCATATCCGGTTACAACGTCAATCATCTGGACATTGCGCCACGCTACGCCAGTATTCTGATGGGCATGTCCAACGGCATAGGCACGATAGCGGGCCTGATCTGTCCAATCGCGATAGACCACCTGACACGGGGGCAG CCCAAATCATGTTGGTCAACAGTGTTCACGATAGCGGCGACGGTCCACTTGGTGGGCATCACGTTTTACGGCATTTTCGCATCGGGCGAACTGCAACCGTGGGCTGAACCGACCGTCGAAGAGCAACGAGCCTGGGATCCGGTTGGTTCGGGGTACGAGAAGGAAACCACCTTCAACGAGGCCGGGGACGGTGGAGCAGCTTCCCCGTCGGGGGGAATGATGGACCCGTCGGCACAGATCAACGCCACCAAGACGGTGTCGTACGGTGCGGTCCAGCAGCACGTCGCCAACAATCCGTTCGCCTATCCGACTGCGATCAGTGAGGAAACGGTACAGCCGGAAGCGAGGGACACCTACTTACACGGCAACCCGACCGAGCGTACGTATTGA